In Nicotiana tabacum cultivar K326 chromosome 19, ASM71507v2, whole genome shotgun sequence, one DNA window encodes the following:
- the LOC107785812 gene encoding cyclin-L1-1, whose amino-acid sequence MIYTALDTFYLTEEQLINSPSRKDGIDDVTETTLRIYGCDLIQESGILLRLPQAVMATGQVLFHRFYCKKSFARFNVKRVAASCVWLASKLEESPRKARQVLNVFHRMECRRENLPLEHLDTSSKKYVDLKADLIRTERHLLKEMGFICHVEHPHKFISNYLATLEAPAKLRQEAWNLANDSLRTTLCVRFKSEVVACGVVYAAARRFQVPLPENPPWWKAFDADKAGIDEVCRVLAHLYSLPKAQYIPVCKEGGSFATSNRSRDSASLPVSKEGLLDGQPVNEDNGTPGNQEAAKEGVMKASLDKLKDSKKSDDDSKSSMPSEGESKEEPGKTDHRTDAGGEKNKERERERGRDRERERDKERLKSRERDRGRESDREREREDFERDRDKSKERSHRSREKGHSEKPKHHSSRDRDYQSYSSREKDRRRHH is encoded by the exons ATGATTTACACGGCATtagacacattttatctaacagaGGAGCAGCTTATAAACTCCCCTTCTAGGAAAGATGGTATCGATGATGTTACGGAAACAACACTTAGAATCTATGGCTGTGATCTTATCCAAGAAAGTGGGATTTTGCTCAGACT ACCCCAAGCTGTAATGGCCACAGGTCAAGTACTATTTCATCGCTTTTACTGCAAGAAATCATTTGCTCGTTTTAATGTGAAG AGGGTTGCTGCTAGTTGTGTTTGGCTTGCATCAAAGCTCGAAGAAAGTCCTCGAAAAGCAAGGCAGGTGCTTAATGTTTTCCACAGAATGGAATGTAGGAGAGAGAACTTACCTTTAGAACATCTGGATACATCTTCAAAG AAATACGTTGATTTGAAAGCAGACCTAATCAGAACAGAGAGGCATCTTTTAAAAGAGATGGGTTTCATCTGCCATGTCGAGCATCCTCATAAATTTATATCAAATTACCTTGCAACTCTTGAAGCACCTGCAAAATTGAGACAAGAAGCTTGGAATCTTGCAAATGACAG CTTGCGCACAACACTCTGTGTAAGATTCAAGAGCGAGGTTGTTGCCTGTGGAGTTGTATATGCTGCAGCCCGGAGATTTCAAGTGCCGCTCCCAGAGAATCCTCCTTGGTGGAAAGCATTTGATGCAGACAAGGCTGGCATAGATGAAGTTTGCAGGGTTCTCGCTCATCTTTACAGTCTTCCAAAGGCACAATATATTCCTGTATGCAAGGAAGGAGGCTCCTTTGCTACGTCAAACAGATCGCGGGACTCAGCATCGCTTCCTGTATCTAAG GAAGGTTTGTTGGATGGTCAACCGGTGAATGAAGATAATGGTACACCAGGAAACCAGGAAGCAGCTAAGGAGGGAGTAATGAAAGCTTCCCTTGATAAGTTGAAGGACTCAAAGAAGAGCGATGATGACTCCAAAAGCAGCATGCCTTCAGAAGGGGAGTCTAAAGAAGAGCCTGGAAAAACTGACCATAGAACAGATGCTGGTGGGGAAAAGAACAAGGAGAGAGAGAGGGAAAGGGGCAGAGACAGGGAGAGAGAGAGGGATAAGGAAAGACTAAAGTCTCGTGAACGTGATAGGGGAAGGGAATCTGACAGGGAAAGGGAGCGAGAAGATTTTGAAAGGGACAGGGATAAATCCAAGGAAAGGAGTCATCGTTCAAGAGAAAAAG GTCACTCGGAGAAACCAAAACATCATTCTTCTCGAG ATCGCGACTACCAGTCTTATTCATCACGGGAGAAGGATCGTCGTAGACACCATTAG